In Pseudomonas glycinae, the DNA window GCTGATAAAACCCAATATCTTCGGGCGCACGGGGTGCAACGACATAAAAGCCACTCACTACGTCAGCATCTGCGGGAAAAACCCCATCGGCCGTGTGTGAGTTATAGCTATTAGCCACTAATTTGGCTAGCTCTGAACGGATCCAAGAGCCTTTAAAAATCAAGGCTCTGTGGATCCAATTTTGCAAAGCGTCAACGAGCCGTGATTTTCCAGGCGCGGTGGATCTTGCCGTTACGGGCGAAATCCGGGTCGATGGTGCTGGCGGTGATTTCCTCGACCGCGTAGCGCTCGGCCAGGTTGTCTTCGAGCTGGAACTTGCGGAAGTTGTTTGAGAAGTACAACACCCCGCCCGCCGCCAGTCGGGCCATGGCAAGGTCGATCAACTGCACCTGATCTCGCTGCACGTCGAAGATGCCTTCCATGCGCTTGGAGTTGGAGAAGGTCGGCGGATCGATGAAGATCAGGTCGTACTCTTCGCGGCAGTTTTCCAGCCACGCCATCACGTCGCCCTGCTCCAGACGGTTCTTTTCGGAGAAACCGTTGAGCGACAGGTTGCGGCGCGCCCAGTCGAGGTAGGTTTTCGACAGGTCGACACTGGTGGTGCTGCGCGCGCCGCCCTTGGCTGCGTGCACGCTGGCGGTCGCGGTGTAGCAGAACAGGTTGAGGAAGCGCTTGCCGGCGGCCTCTTTCTGGATACGCATGCGCATCGGCCGGTGATCGAGGAACAGCCCGGTGTCGAGGTAGTCGGTGAGGTTGACCAGCAACTTCACGCCGCCCTCGGTCACTTCATTGAACTTGCCCTGGGCGGCCTGACGCTCGTACTGTTTGGTGCCGCTCTGACGCTCCCGGCGCTTGACCACCACGCGGCTCTTGTCGATGTTCAGCGCCTGCGGAATGGCCGCCAGGGCGTCGAACATGCGGATCGAGGCCTTTTCCGGGTCGATCGACTTCGGCGCGGCGTATTCCTGAACGTGCACCCAGTCGTGGTACAGGTCGATGGCCATGGCGTATTCCGGCATGTCCGCATCGTAGACGCGGTAGCAATCGATGCCTTCACGCTTGACCCACTTGCTCATGGCCTTGAGGTTCTTTTGCAGGCGGTTGGCAAACATCTGCCCGCCTTCGCTCAGGCGCGGTTGCTCGATCACTGGCGCCGGGGCCGGCGTCGGTTTGATCGGGTTGCCGTTCTTGTTGAACTTGCGCTCCTGCGGCTCGTTCGGCGTCTGGTCGTAAGCGGCTTGCTCGCGCTCGGCCTGACGTTGTTCCGGGGTGCGGCGCTCGCCGGTGACGAACTGATCCGGCAGGACTTTGATCAACAGCAGCTTGCACGGCAACGCGCCGTTCCAGAACGAATACTGCTTGTGGCTGCGGATGCCCATGCGCTTGCCCAGGTCCGGCGCGCCGGTGAACACCGCTGCTTCCCAGTTCAGGCAGGCCTGACGCAGACGCTCGCCGAGGTTCTGGTAGAGGTACAACAGGCTGGCTTCATCGCCCAGACGCTCGCCGTACGGCGGGTTGCAGATGACCAGCCCTTTCTGGTTCTGATCCGGACGCGGTTCGAACGTCGCCACTTCGCCCTGATAGATCTTGATCCACTCGCTCAGGCCGGCGCGTTCGACGTTGTTGCGGCCCGGCTGGATCAGCCGTGGGTCGGCTTCATAACCGCGAATCCACAGCGGCGGCTTGGCCAGACCGGCAGCAGCACGCTCGACGGCTTCTTCATGCAGTTTTTTCCACAGCGCCGGCACGTGACCGAGCCAGGCGGTGAAGCCCCACTGTTCGCGACGCAGGTTCGGCGCCATGTCGGCGGCGATCATACCGGCTTCGACCAGGAACGTGCCGACACCGCACATCGGGTCAGCCAGCGCGCCACCTTCGGCGGCAATGCGCGGCCAGCCGGAACGGATCAGGATCGCGGCTGCAAGGTTCTCCTTCAGCGGCGCAGCGCCCTGCTGCAAGCGGTAACCACGCTGGTGCAGGCTGTGGCCGGAGAGGTCGAGGGACAGAATCGCTTCGCCACGATCCAGACGCAGGTGAATGCGCAGGTCCGGGTTGAGTTTGTCGATGCTCGGGCGGTCGCCCTGCGGTGTGCGCAGTTTGTCGACGATGGCGTCCTTGACCTTCAGGGCGCCGAAGTGAGTGTTGTCGATGCCCGAACCGTGGCCGCTGAATTCCACGGCGAGGGTGCCGTCGGCCAGCATGTGATCCTGCCAGTCGACGTCGAGTACGCCGTGGTACAGGTCTTCAGCGTTTTTCATCGGGAAGCGCTTGAGCACCAGCAGCACCCGGTTGGCCAGACGCGACCAGAGGCACAGGCGATAAGCGGTTTCCATGGTCGCCATGCCACGCACGGCGGAGGTGTGTTCGCGGGCCTCTTCAAGGCCAAGCCCGACGGCTTCCTCGATGAGCAGGCCTTCAAGGCCTTTGGGGCAAGTGAGGAAGAGTTCGAAACGGTCGGACATGGTTTTTCCAGAGCCTTTGGCTGATGAACCGGCAACGCATTGCCGATCCGGTTTTCAATCAGGCGCTTTTCTACAAGAGCGCCCGCGTGGCACGAAGGTGTGCCGTTCCATCCCCGCTGCTCGGGTTAAAAGAGCTTAGATGCCGGGACAGAGAAAAAAGTTGAAGCAACAAAATGACTCAAAGCAACCCTTCGTCGAATAGTACCCCAGTGTAAACGTGGGTCATTCTCACTAAAGGATTAACCTCATCATCCAGCGCGGGGCCGATCATACCGGGGTTTGGCCAACAAACGCTGGATAAATACGCGGTTACTTATGGCCATAGCATCTTTTTCGTTACGTCCTTATGACAAAACGGTCATTCCATCGATGTGACTCATTGGTTAGAACTGGACACAGGTTGACGTCGCAACGGCGTCAACACCTTGGCTCGCCACGCCGGCAGCGAGCCGCCAACGGCAGAGTTTTTCTGCCAGACCTCAGTTGAGGTCGACGCGACAAAAACAGTCAACAAGTGAGGGAAACACCCTATGAGAAGACTTAAGCGTGATCCGTTGGAAAGAGCATTTTTGCGCGGATATCAATATGGCGTTGGTGGCAAATCCCGTGAGCTTTGCCCATTTACTCTACCGTCGGTACGTCAAGCCTGGATCAACGGCTGGCGAGAAGGACGCGGCGACAACTGGGACGGTATGACCGGCACTGCGGGAATCCACAGACTCAACGAACTTCACGCCGTCGGCTGACACAGGGCACTTATTG includes these proteins:
- the rlmKL gene encoding bifunctional 23S rRNA (guanine(2069)-N(7))-methyltransferase RlmK/23S rRNA (guanine(2445)-N(2))-methyltransferase RlmL, whose product is MSDRFELFLTCPKGLEGLLIEEAVGLGLEEAREHTSAVRGMATMETAYRLCLWSRLANRVLLVLKRFPMKNAEDLYHGVLDVDWQDHMLADGTLAVEFSGHGSGIDNTHFGALKVKDAIVDKLRTPQGDRPSIDKLNPDLRIHLRLDRGEAILSLDLSGHSLHQRGYRLQQGAAPLKENLAAAILIRSGWPRIAAEGGALADPMCGVGTFLVEAGMIAADMAPNLRREQWGFTAWLGHVPALWKKLHEEAVERAAAGLAKPPLWIRGYEADPRLIQPGRNNVERAGLSEWIKIYQGEVATFEPRPDQNQKGLVICNPPYGERLGDEASLLYLYQNLGERLRQACLNWEAAVFTGAPDLGKRMGIRSHKQYSFWNGALPCKLLLIKVLPDQFVTGERRTPEQRQAEREQAAYDQTPNEPQERKFNKNGNPIKPTPAPAPVIEQPRLSEGGQMFANRLQKNLKAMSKWVKREGIDCYRVYDADMPEYAMAIDLYHDWVHVQEYAAPKSIDPEKASIRMFDALAAIPQALNIDKSRVVVKRRERQSGTKQYERQAAQGKFNEVTEGGVKLLVNLTDYLDTGLFLDHRPMRMRIQKEAAGKRFLNLFCYTATASVHAAKGGARSTTSVDLSKTYLDWARRNLSLNGFSEKNRLEQGDVMAWLENCREEYDLIFIDPPTFSNSKRMEGIFDVQRDQVQLIDLAMARLAAGGVLYFSNNFRKFQLEDNLAERYAVEEITASTIDPDFARNGKIHRAWKITAR
- the rmf gene encoding ribosome modulation factor translates to MRRLKRDPLERAFLRGYQYGVGGKSRELCPFTLPSVRQAWINGWREGRGDNWDGMTGTAGIHRLNELHAVG